A section of the Leptospira kobayashii genome encodes:
- a CDS encoding PEGA domain-containing protein — MKSFTSFILILSFFSMSVSSLSAVDQYYNFPKQSVKGSVAFEKKRKLCLFPFRTANKEAKFSYLATGLPSVLFSELRNMEYVYVEYPHADIVYHSFGASPEKTLQERVDSESEGYKKKKKEVTTQEDLQDLRAGKKVLQPDKDPRYIKLELKQIFETKAPFFEDAYSLSGKFGCDYTLTGEFSANDQSLKVNVELFDEYEGKSHKFSHNTSFVRSYQELGPLGEEIRKHLQGKETTLVQVEVSGVESSLIYLDGIYLGKSPVLDKKFPIGKRELYVFKEGYHPYKQTIYLEAGKSFHTDVKLVKIASSSFLTVNSNEEADVYLGVTHLGKTPIENVPIPVGMNRLRVSKEGFIDSFRGVDAQEGKLSSFEIEMRPGKSEIYYPNKQNVFLDHTYKDFSTYSLYGALLFYAGYLYFNVAANKAREAARPQIQITNYAIIDTMYKANQAEFAGWYLYQSMLINDSDSNYWRNKNVAGTLPIENRKDRQLVAAPMTIGIGLMLVSAITFYVLGWDNESFDFGFIPMGTGKNSSSGASAISTLPESYGYFQYNGRF; from the coding sequence ATGAAAAGTTTTACATCTTTCATTTTGATTCTCAGCTTTTTTTCCATGAGTGTTTCCTCACTTTCGGCTGTTGATCAATATTACAATTTTCCGAAACAATCCGTAAAGGGCAGTGTGGCTTTTGAAAAAAAAAGAAAGTTATGTTTGTTTCCATTTCGTACCGCCAATAAAGAAGCCAAGTTTTCTTATCTTGCAACTGGGCTTCCTTCTGTTCTATTTTCCGAATTGCGTAATATGGAATATGTTTACGTGGAATACCCTCACGCGGATATAGTATATCATTCGTTTGGTGCAAGCCCGGAAAAAACATTACAAGAGAGAGTTGACTCCGAATCGGAAGGTTACAAAAAAAAGAAAAAGGAAGTTACCACCCAGGAAGATTTGCAAGATCTCAGGGCCGGAAAAAAAGTCCTGCAACCGGACAAAGATCCCCGTTATATTAAATTGGAACTCAAACAAATCTTTGAAACGAAGGCTCCTTTTTTCGAAGATGCGTATTCTCTTTCCGGCAAATTCGGGTGCGATTATACTCTTACCGGTGAGTTCTCGGCAAATGATCAGAGTTTAAAGGTTAATGTGGAATTGTTTGATGAATATGAAGGGAAGTCGCACAAATTCTCACATAACACTAGTTTTGTTCGATCGTATCAGGAGTTGGGTCCTCTGGGAGAAGAGATTCGCAAACATCTTCAGGGAAAAGAAACGACTTTGGTTCAGGTGGAAGTGAGCGGGGTGGAATCTTCCCTTATTTATCTGGATGGAATTTATCTCGGCAAATCTCCCGTTTTGGATAAAAAATTCCCTATCGGTAAACGAGAGTTATATGTATTTAAGGAAGGATATCATCCGTACAAACAAACTATTTATCTGGAAGCGGGCAAATCCTTTCATACCGATGTAAAATTGGTAAAGATTGCGAGCAGTTCGTTCTTAACCGTCAATTCCAATGAAGAAGCGGATGTTTATTTAGGGGTAACTCATCTTGGAAAAACGCCGATCGAAAATGTTCCCATTCCTGTGGGAATGAACCGACTTCGTGTTTCCAAAGAAGGATTTATCGATTCTTTTCGGGGAGTGGATGCACAGGAAGGAAAGTTGTCTTCTTTCGAAATCGAAATGAGGCCCGGAAAATCGGAGATCTATTATCCGAACAAACAGAACGTATTTTTAGATCATACATATAAAGACTTCTCCACTTACTCTCTTTACGGGGCACTTTTGTTTTATGCCGGATATTTGTATTTCAATGTTGCGGCGAATAAGGCTCGTGAGGCGGCAAGACCTCAGATTCAAATTACGAATTATGCAATTATCGATACCATGTATAAGGCGAACCAGGCCGAATTTGCAGGCTGGTATCTGTATCAGTCTATGTTGATCAACGATTCCGATTCCAATTATTGGCGAAATAAAAATGTCGCGGGAACTTTGCCGATTGAAAATCGTAAAGATCGCCAATTGGTCGCAGCGCCAATGACAATCGGGATAGGACTCATGCTTGTGTCCGCAATCACATTTTATGTGTTAGGTTGGGACAATGAATCCTTTGATTTCGGATTTATTCCTATGGGGACGGGAAAGAACTCCTCTTCCGGTGCCTCTGCGATTTCCACCTTACCCGAGTCATACGGGTATTTTCAATACAACGGTAGGTTTTGA